Proteins encoded within one genomic window of Bradyrhizobium sp. CB1717:
- a CDS encoding glycerol-3-phosphate dehydrogenase: MADYDLAIIGGGLNGVSLARDAAGRGLRVIVFEQGDLAGAASSATPRLIHGDLSVLERRGFWRVRRALAERRIWLAIAPHLVRPMRFVIPAHSEERPPWLLRAGLYVYDGLTNRGGLPPSATLDITHHPVGNALKRPFGTAFEYWDCVVDDSRLVVLTALDAAERGAAIRTGARCVRADRTDTWRLAVVDRGYRRIVTARALANATGAWTSIVADTVLRQPQPAMVAMQMSQIVVPRLFDSENVYVFQHTDGRLIFARPFERDFTLIGTVTHAFTGDPAIVAMPGAEVSYLCEAASRYFRERVAPTDVVRTVSGVNLALASARGREGTTLFHARRRKAPLLTMFGGDVTTSRLRAARAVTKLTPFYPMSPPWTAGAALPGGDFAWDRFDTEIDLARDRWRFLSEPEAQRLVAAYGSRLPAVLGEAKTRDELGPAFGPELTGAEVRYLMTHEWARFPDDVLWRRSKLGLTMPTADRDALAAFMARVS, encoded by the coding sequence ATGGCGGACTATGACCTTGCGATCATCGGCGGCGGCCTGAACGGTGTCAGCCTCGCGCGCGATGCGGCCGGCCGCGGCCTGCGCGTGATTGTGTTCGAGCAGGGCGATCTCGCCGGCGCCGCGTCGTCGGCGACACCGCGGCTGATCCACGGCGACCTCTCGGTGCTGGAGCGCCGCGGCTTCTGGCGGGTGCGCCGCGCGCTCGCCGAGCGCCGGATCTGGCTCGCCATCGCGCCCCACTTGGTCCGGCCGATGCGCTTCGTGATCCCCGCGCATTCCGAGGAGCGTCCGCCATGGCTGTTGCGCGCCGGCCTGTATGTTTATGACGGCCTCACGAACCGGGGCGGCCTGCCGCCGTCAGCGACCCTCGACATCACGCATCATCCGGTCGGCAACGCGCTGAAACGTCCGTTCGGCACGGCGTTCGAATATTGGGACTGCGTCGTCGACGATTCCCGCCTGGTGGTGCTCACGGCGCTGGATGCCGCCGAACGTGGCGCTGCGATCCGGACCGGGGCGCGCTGCGTGCGTGCCGATCGAACCGATACCTGGCGGCTCGCCGTGGTCGATCGCGGCTATCGGCGTATCGTCACGGCGCGGGCGCTGGCCAACGCCACCGGCGCCTGGACCTCGATCGTCGCGGACACCGTGCTGCGGCAGCCGCAGCCGGCGATGGTGGCCATGCAGATGAGCCAGATCGTCGTGCCGCGCCTGTTCGATTCTGAAAACGTCTACGTCTTCCAGCACACTGACGGGCGGCTGATCTTCGCCCGGCCCTTCGAACGCGACTTCACGCTGATCGGCACGGTCACCCATGCTTTCACCGGCGATCCCGCCATCGTCGCGATGCCCGGTGCCGAGGTCAGCTATCTCTGCGAGGCCGCCAGCCGCTATTTCCGTGAGCGCGTTGCACCGACCGACGTGGTCCGCACCGTCTCCGGCGTCAATCTGGCGCTGGCGTCCGCGCGCGGGCGCGAGGGCACGACGCTGTTCCATGCGCGCCGGCGCAAGGCGCCGCTGCTGACAATGTTCGGCGGCGATGTCACCACCTCGCGCCTCCGCGCAGCGCGGGCGGTGACGAAGCTGACCCCGTTCTACCCGATGTCGCCGCCCTGGACCGCCGGCGCTGCGCTGCCCGGTGGCGATTTCGCCTGGGACCGTTTCGACACGGAGATCGACCTCGCGCGTGACCGCTGGCGGTTTCTCTCGGAGCCGGAGGCCCAGCGCCTGGTTGCCGCCTATGGCTCGCGGTTGCCGGCGGTGCTGGGCGAGGCGAAGACCCGTGACGAGCTCGGCCCCGCTTTCGGCCCCGAGTTGACCGGCGCCGAGGTGCGCTATCTGATGACCCACGAATGGGCGCGTTTTCCGGATGACGTTCTGTGGCGCCGCTCCAAGCTCGGCCTGACCATGCCGACGGCGGATCGTGACGCGCTGGCGGCGTTCATGGCGAGGGTGAGCTAG
- a CDS encoding EAL domain-containing protein: MAEKNWHVGSTLPIAVQAVVCLASAVAPARAFALSDGLAPPSYIGQLDPNLIWEVLIAGIVVCAFLASVALWVHSALRRTRRLQLRRNAFVSSAMNNLNQGVVMTDAQRRIIFCNDRYLDIYGLTRSDLWAGMNGYDILELRRKRGVLGGISDDEFYEKAASPNGLITELPDGRAILVKYFILPNGGSVATHLDVSDQRKLSRQLASTKQFLESVLDHVPACVAAKNIDDGCYIFANSAYERFWGLSRDYAVGRNARELFAPGSAASIEAADRAALAAPDGQFRNEFDVDRSGERRMVASIRIVVRNESNKPEFLLLVFEDITDRRSLSQELESTKKFLELVVDNIPVALIVEQVKDGRYLLANRSAETILNRRREEATGLTASDIFNPKEAKLIIARDEAAIKKRGMITEEHPISTKDGLRLFLTRRATVLSDAGEPQYLIKTHEDVTDRRQTESRMAHMAYHDGLTDLPNRAAFLQALTQMIEACEGTGEEFAVLCVDLDGLKEVNDVFGHALGDKLLVEVAQRLQDSARGGVVARLSGDEFGLIIDGKQPEAGLALAQQLGEAVAQEFQIDGRPVRAGVTTGMSIFPHNGADGASLLANAGAALFRAKQKSRGTISLYQPEMDQQIRDRRVLHQDLSMAIKNGELSLAFQPQGAAGHSVAESEIIGFEALARWQHPVRGQVSPAEFIPIAEESGLIVEMGEWILREACREAASWPKPLQVAVNLSPAQFMHGDVVGLVHSILIETGLAPGRLELEITEGVLIEDFDRGLALLRRLKALGVRISMDDFGSGYSSLSYLQAFPFDKIKIDRAFITNLGRNPQSAAIVRAVIDLGHGLEMSIIAEGVETLEQLAFLAKEGCDGVQGYLLGKPLPIGKYADLVGRAETMELALKTG, from the coding sequence ATGGCTGAGAAGAACTGGCACGTGGGCAGCACGCTTCCGATTGCTGTGCAGGCCGTCGTGTGCCTGGCCAGCGCGGTCGCGCCTGCGCGCGCCTTTGCGCTCTCGGACGGACTCGCCCCGCCGAGCTACATCGGCCAGCTCGATCCCAACCTGATCTGGGAAGTCCTGATCGCGGGCATCGTCGTCTGTGCGTTCCTGGCCTCCGTCGCCTTGTGGGTCCATTCGGCGCTGCGCCGGACGAGGCGGCTGCAATTGCGGCGCAACGCCTTCGTCTCCTCCGCCATGAACAATCTCAACCAGGGCGTGGTGATGACCGATGCGCAGCGGCGCATCATCTTCTGCAACGACCGCTATCTCGATATTTACGGCCTGACCCGCTCGGACCTGTGGGCCGGCATGAACGGCTACGACATCCTCGAGCTCAGGCGCAAGCGGGGCGTCCTCGGCGGCATCTCGGACGACGAATTCTACGAGAAGGCGGCAAGCCCCAACGGCCTGATCACCGAGCTGCCCGACGGGCGGGCCATCCTGGTGAAATATTTCATCCTGCCGAACGGCGGATCGGTCGCAACTCATCTCGACGTCAGCGACCAGCGCAAGCTGTCGCGGCAGCTCGCCTCCACCAAGCAATTCCTGGAATCGGTGCTCGACCATGTGCCGGCCTGCGTGGCCGCCAAGAACATCGACGACGGTTGCTACATCTTCGCGAACAGCGCCTATGAGCGGTTCTGGGGACTGTCGCGGGACTACGCCGTCGGCAGGAATGCGCGGGAGCTGTTTGCGCCGGGCTCGGCAGCGAGCATCGAGGCGGCCGACCGGGCGGCGCTGGCGGCGCCGGATGGTCAATTCCGCAATGAATTCGACGTCGACCGCAGCGGCGAGCGGCGCATGGTGGCCTCGATCCGGATCGTGGTCCGCAACGAGAGCAACAAGCCGGAATTCCTGCTGCTGGTGTTCGAGGACATCACCGACCGCCGCTCGTTGTCGCAGGAGCTGGAGAGCACCAAGAAGTTCCTCGAGCTCGTCGTCGACAACATCCCGGTCGCGCTGATCGTGGAGCAGGTCAAGGACGGCCGCTATCTGCTCGCCAACCGCAGCGCCGAGACGATCCTCAACCGCCGGCGCGAGGAAGCCACGGGCCTGACCGCGTCCGACATCTTCAATCCCAAGGAAGCCAAGCTGATCATCGCCCGCGACGAGGCGGCGATCAAGAAGCGCGGGATGATCACCGAGGAGCATCCGATCTCCACCAAGGACGGCCTGCGGCTGTTCCTGACCCGCCGCGCCACCGTGCTCAGCGATGCCGGCGAGCCGCAATATCTGATCAAGACCCATGAAGACGTCACCGACCGCCGGCAGACCGAGTCGCGCATGGCGCACATGGCCTATCACGACGGCCTCACCGATCTGCCCAACCGCGCCGCCTTCCTGCAGGCGCTGACCCAGATGATCGAGGCCTGCGAAGGCACCGGCGAGGAGTTCGCCGTGCTTTGCGTCGACCTCGACGGGCTCAAGGAAGTGAATGACGTCTTCGGCCATGCGCTCGGCGACAAGCTCCTGGTCGAGGTGGCCCAGCGGCTGCAGGATTCCGCCCGCGGCGGCGTGGTGGCGCGCCTGTCCGGCGACGAGTTCGGCCTGATCATCGACGGCAAGCAGCCGGAAGCGGGCCTCGCACTGGCCCAGCAGCTCGGCGAAGCCGTCGCGCAGGAATTCCAGATCGACGGCCGGCCGGTCCGCGCCGGCGTCACCACCGGCATGTCGATCTTCCCGCACAATGGGGCTGATGGCGCCTCGCTGCTGGCCAATGCCGGCGCGGCGCTGTTCCGCGCCAAGCAGAAGTCGCGCGGCACCATCAGCCTCTACCAGCCGGAGATGGACCAGCAGATCCGCGATCGCCGCGTGCTGCACCAGGACCTCTCGATGGCGATCAAGAACGGAGAGCTTTCGCTCGCCTTCCAGCCGCAGGGGGCCGCGGGCCACAGCGTCGCCGAGAGCGAGATCATCGGCTTCGAGGCGCTGGCGCGCTGGCAGCATCCGGTGCGCGGCCAGGTCTCGCCGGCCGAATTCATCCCGATCGCCGAGGAGAGCGGCCTGATCGTCGAAATGGGCGAGTGGATCCTGCGCGAGGCCTGCCGCGAGGCGGCGTCCTGGCCGAAGCCGCTCCAGGTCGCGGTCAATCTGTCGCCGGCGCAGTTCATGCACGGCGACGTGGTCGGGCTGGTCCACTCGATCCTGATCGAGACCGGCCTTGCGCCCGGCCGGCTCGAGCTGGAAATCACCGAGGGCGTGCTGATCGAGGACTTCGACCGGGGTCTTGCCCTGCTGCGCCGCTTGAAGGCGCTGGGCGTGCGCATCTCCATGGACGATTTCGGCAGCGGCTATTCCTCGCTGAGCTATCTCCAGGCGTTCCCGTTCGACAAGATCAAGATCGACCGCGCCTTCATCACCAATCTCGGCCGCAACCCGCAATCGGCGGCGATCGTCCGCGCCGTGATCGACCTCGGCCACGGCCTCGAAATGTCGATCATCGCCGAGGGCGTCGAGACGCTCGAACAGCTTGCCTTCCTCGCCAAGGAGGGCTGCGACGGCGTGCAGGGCTATCTGCTCGGCAAGCCGCTGCCGATCGGTAAATATGCCGATCTCGTCGGCCGCGCTGAGACCATGGAGCTTGCGCTCAAGACCGGCTAG
- a CDS encoding NAD(P)/FAD-dependent oxidoreductase — protein MDKVDCIVIGAGVVGLAVARRLAQAGREVIVLEEAEAIGTITSSRNSEVIHAGIYYRAGSWMARMCVSGKHALYRYCGERGIPHKNCGKLIVATNAKETEKLQSIKAHAEANGVLDMQLLTGEAARALEPALACDAALLSPSTGIIDSHAYMLSLRGEAEEAGAAFAFHTPLVRAKAAAGVIEVEAGGEAPMTLQCSLLVNAAGLSATTVARNIEGMPLDRIPPAYLAKGNYFSCSARAPFSRLIYPVPEPGGLGVHLTLDMAGQARFGPDVEWIETINYEVDPSRAERFYPAIRKYWPTLPDGALMPSYSGIRPKIVPPAVATQDFLMQGPRDHGVAGLINLFGIESPGLTSSLAIADHVAELAEI, from the coding sequence ATGGATAAGGTCGACTGCATCGTCATCGGAGCCGGCGTCGTCGGGCTTGCGGTGGCCCGGCGGCTTGCGCAGGCCGGGCGCGAGGTCATCGTGCTCGAGGAAGCCGAGGCCATCGGCACCATCACCTCCTCGCGCAACAGCGAGGTCATCCATGCCGGCATCTACTACCGCGCCGGAAGCTGGATGGCGCGGATGTGCGTCAGCGGCAAGCACGCGCTCTACCGCTACTGCGGCGAGCGCGGCATCCCCCACAAGAACTGCGGCAAGCTGATCGTCGCGACCAACGCGAAGGAAACCGAGAAGCTGCAATCGATCAAGGCGCACGCCGAGGCCAATGGCGTGCTCGACATGCAGCTGCTCACGGGCGAGGCCGCACGCGCGCTGGAGCCTGCGCTGGCCTGTGACGCCGCGCTGCTCTCACCCTCGACCGGCATCATCGACAGCCACGCCTACATGCTCTCGCTGCGCGGCGAGGCCGAGGAAGCCGGCGCGGCGTTCGCGTTTCACACCCCGCTGGTCCGCGCCAAGGCGGCGGCTGGCGTGATCGAAGTCGAGGCCGGCGGCGAGGCGCCGATGACGCTGCAATGCAGCCTCCTCGTCAACGCTGCGGGACTCTCGGCGACGACGGTCGCGCGCAACATCGAGGGTATGCCGCTGGACCGGATTCCGCCGGCCTATCTCGCCAAGGGAAACTACTTCAGCTGCAGCGCCAGGGCGCCGTTCTCGCGCCTGATCTATCCGGTGCCCGAGCCCGGTGGGCTGGGGGTGCATTTGACGCTGGACATGGCAGGGCAGGCGCGTTTCGGTCCTGATGTCGAGTGGATCGAGACGATCAACTACGAGGTCGACCCGTCACGCGCCGAGCGCTTCTATCCGGCGATCCGCAAGTACTGGCCGACGCTGCCCGACGGCGCGTTGATGCCGAGCTATTCGGGCATCCGTCCGAAGATCGTGCCACCGGCGGTCGCCACGCAGGATTTTTTGATGCAAGGGCCGCGCGATCATGGCGTCGCAGGCCTGATCAATCTGTTCGGCATCGAATCGCCGGGACTGACGTCCTCGCTCGCGATCGCCGATCACGTTGCCGAGCTCGCAGAGATCTAG
- a CDS encoding DUF465 domain-containing protein — translation MTIQAHLVELERKHKLLENELHEALVHLSTDDLQIVELKRRKLMVKDQIERLKQGDTLH, via the coding sequence ATGACAATTCAGGCACATCTTGTTGAATTGGAGCGGAAACACAAACTTCTCGAAAACGAATTGCACGAAGCTCTCGTGCACCTTTCAACAGACGACCTGCAAATTGTTGAGTTGAAGCGCCGGAAGTTGATGGTCAAGGACCAGATTGAGCGTCTGAAGCAAGGCGATACGCTCCACTAG
- a CDS encoding DUF465 domain-containing protein, whose amino-acid sequence MTHEDERELEAELTRLQQEHRDLDAAIDALHQSPAPDLLRLQRLKKRKLLLRDRIAFIEDQITPDIIA is encoded by the coding sequence ATGACCCATGAAGACGAGCGTGAGCTCGAAGCCGAGCTCACCCGGTTGCAGCAGGAACACCGAGATCTCGATGCCGCGATCGATGCACTGCATCAATCGCCTGCCCCCGACCTATTGCGGTTACAGCGGCTGAAGAAGCGCAAGCTGTTGTTGCGCGACCGCATCGCGTTCATCGAAGACCAGATCACGCCCGACATCATCGCCTGA
- a CDS encoding GGDEF domain-containing protein, with the protein MKKPKRASAAKAKKGRKTSAGRSKAVSNRPARLASRSAPAANDSKATIRNLRGKLKAALLRVSELEAAADTDFLLEIPNRRGFERELTRAIAYMKRYRASGALIVLDVDRLKPINDSFGHAAGDKVLKAIVATLTRQVRASDVVGRLGGDEFALLLWNLNETDAKAKAATFEQAIDELSFDFRGQQVMAGASAGIALLGPHSDAGRALEEADAAMYVRKARRRHEPRIRLISS; encoded by the coding sequence ATGAAGAAACCAAAAAGGGCGAGCGCTGCGAAGGCCAAAAAGGGCCGGAAGACCAGCGCCGGCCGATCCAAAGCCGTCTCGAATCGCCCGGCCAGGCTGGCCTCGCGCAGCGCGCCGGCTGCCAATGACAGCAAAGCGACCATCCGAAACCTCAGGGGCAAGCTCAAGGCGGCCCTGCTGCGGGTCTCGGAACTCGAGGCGGCCGCCGACACCGACTTCCTGCTCGAGATTCCCAACCGGCGCGGCTTCGAGCGCGAGCTCACGCGCGCCATTGCCTACATGAAGCGGTATCGCGCCAGCGGCGCGCTGATCGTGCTCGATGTCGACCGGCTGAAGCCGATCAACGATTCCTTCGGCCATGCCGCCGGCGATAAGGTGCTCAAGGCGATCGTCGCGACGCTGACGCGGCAGGTCCGCGCCTCCGACGTGGTCGGCCGGCTCGGCGGCGACGAGTTCGCGCTGCTGTTGTGGAATCTCAATGAGACCGATGCCAAGGCGAAGGCCGCAACCTTCGAGCAGGCGATCGACGAATTGTCCTTCGACTTCCGCGGGCAGCAGGTGATGGCGGGCGCCTCCGCCGGAATCGCCTTGCTCGGTCCGCATTCCGATGCAGGCCGCGCCCTGGAGGAGGCCGATGCCGCCATGTATGTGCGCAAGGCGCGTCGCCGACACGAGCCGCGGATCAGGCTCATCAGCAGCTAG
- the purE gene encoding 5-(carboxyamino)imidazole ribonucleotide mutase, translating into MTAPIAIIMGSQSDWDTMRHAAETLQALGVAAETRIVSAHRTPDRLFAFAKGAKAAGYKVIIAGAGGAAHLPGMAAALTELPVFGVPVESKTLKGLDSLYSIVQMPAGIPVGTLAIGKAGAINAALLAAAVLALSDPALSGRLAAWRKAQTDAVAERPEDKA; encoded by the coding sequence ATGACCGCGCCGATCGCCATCATCATGGGAAGCCAGTCGGATTGGGACACGATGCGGCATGCCGCCGAGACGCTTCAAGCGCTCGGCGTCGCCGCCGAGACCCGCATCGTTTCGGCCCACCGTACTCCCGACCGGCTATTTGCCTTCGCCAAGGGCGCCAAGGCGGCGGGTTACAAGGTCATCATCGCCGGCGCCGGCGGCGCTGCGCATCTGCCGGGCATGGCGGCGGCACTGACGGAACTGCCGGTGTTCGGCGTTCCCGTCGAATCGAAGACACTCAAGGGCCTCGATTCGCTTTATTCGATCGTGCAGATGCCCGCGGGCATCCCGGTCGGCACCCTCGCGATCGGCAAGGCCGGCGCGATCAACGCGGCGCTGCTTGCGGCCGCCGTGCTGGCATTGTCCGACCCGGCCCTGTCCGGCCGCCTCGCCGCCTGGCGCAAGGCGCAGACCGACGCGGTTGCCGAGCGTCCGGAGGACAAGGCGTGA
- a CDS encoding 5-(carboxyamino)imidazole ribonucleotide synthase has translation MTDAKQVKLKPGDTIGILGGGQLGRMLAMAAARLGLRCQVFSPDPDSPAFDVVLNATCAEYADVEALELFAHDVDVITYEFENVPAAAAMVLDARRPVLPNRKILETTQDRLAEKDFVTRLGIGTAAYADVTSVTSLREAILRIGLPAVLKTRRFGYDGKGQAIIRDGDDIAKVWTSLATKSAILEAFIPYEREISVIAARSATGDVECFDVTENEHRDHILKISRAPAPIPDALADEARNVASKIATALDYVGVLAVEMFVLANGTGPKVLVNEIAPRVHNSGHWTLDGASVSQFEQHIRAIAGWPLGKPVRHGEIVTMTNLIGDEINDYEKWLTVPGATVHIYGKGTPRPGRKMGHVTEVRPAKEK, from the coding sequence GTGACTGACGCAAAGCAGGTGAAGCTGAAGCCCGGCGACACCATCGGTATCCTCGGCGGCGGACAATTGGGGCGGATGCTGGCGATGGCTGCGGCGCGGCTCGGCCTGCGCTGCCAGGTGTTCTCGCCCGATCCGGATTCGCCGGCCTTCGACGTCGTGCTGAACGCGACTTGCGCCGAATATGCCGACGTCGAAGCGCTGGAGCTGTTCGCCCACGACGTCGACGTCATCACCTACGAATTCGAGAACGTGCCGGCGGCCGCCGCGATGGTGCTGGACGCGCGCCGCCCAGTGCTGCCCAATCGCAAGATCCTCGAGACCACCCAGGACCGGCTCGCCGAGAAGGATTTCGTTACGCGGCTCGGCATCGGCACTGCGGCCTATGCTGACGTCACCTCCGTCACCTCGCTGCGCGAGGCGATCCTGAGGATCGGCCTCCCGGCGGTGCTGAAGACCCGCCGCTTCGGCTATGACGGCAAGGGCCAGGCCATCATCCGCGACGGCGACGACATCGCCAAGGTGTGGACCAGCCTTGCCACCAAATCGGCGATCCTGGAAGCCTTCATCCCGTACGAGCGCGAGATCTCCGTTATCGCCGCGCGCTCGGCCACAGGTGACGTCGAGTGTTTCGACGTGACCGAGAACGAGCACCGCGACCACATCCTGAAAATATCGCGCGCGCCCGCACCGATCCCGGACGCGCTCGCGGATGAGGCGCGCAACGTCGCGAGCAAGATCGCGACTGCGCTCGACTATGTCGGCGTGCTGGCGGTGGAGATGTTCGTGCTTGCCAACGGCACCGGACCGAAGGTGCTGGTCAACGAGATCGCCCCGCGCGTGCACAATTCCGGGCACTGGACGCTGGACGGCGCCTCGGTCTCGCAGTTCGAGCAGCACATCCGCGCCATTGCCGGCTGGCCGCTCGGCAAACCGGTGCGCCACGGCGAGATCGTCACCATGACCAATCTGATCGGCGACGAGATCAACGACTACGAGAAGTGGCTGACCGTCCCGGGCGCCACGGTGCACATCTACGGCAAGGGCACGCCGCGCCCCGGCCGCAAGATGGGCCACGTCACCGAAGTTCGGCCCGCCAAGGAGAAGTGA
- the aqpZ gene encoding aquaporin Z, whose protein sequence is MDMKKYAAEAIGTFWLTFAGCGSAVIAAGFPQVGIGLVGVSLAFGLSVVTMAYAIGHISGCHLNPAVTVGLAAGGRFPTGQILPYIVAQVVGAIVAAALLYVIASGAPGFDVTKGFASNGYDAHSPGQYSMMVCFLTEVVMTMMFLFIIMGATHGRAPAGFAPLAIGLALVMIHLVSIPVTNTSVNPARSTGPALFVGGWALAQLWLFWVAPLIGGALGGVIYRWLSEEPTGVVAGVKPA, encoded by the coding sequence ATGGATATGAAAAAATATGCGGCCGAAGCTATCGGCACCTTCTGGCTCACATTCGCAGGTTGTGGCAGCGCGGTGATCGCGGCCGGCTTCCCGCAGGTCGGAATCGGTCTGGTCGGCGTGTCCCTGGCTTTCGGCCTGAGCGTGGTCACCATGGCTTACGCCATCGGCCACATCTCGGGCTGCCATCTCAATCCGGCGGTCACGGTCGGTCTTGCAGCGGGTGGCCGGTTTCCAACCGGACAGATCCTGCCCTACATCGTCGCGCAGGTCGTCGGTGCGATCGTTGCAGCTGCGCTGCTCTATGTGATCGCCAGCGGCGCCCCGGGCTTCGACGTCACCAAGGGCTTCGCGTCCAACGGCTACGATGCCCATTCGCCCGGTCAGTACAGCATGATGGTCTGCTTCCTCACCGAGGTGGTGATGACGATGATGTTCCTGTTCATCATCATGGGCGCCACGCACGGAAGGGCACCTGCGGGCTTCGCGCCGCTCGCGATCGGGCTCGCGCTGGTGATGATCCATCTCGTCAGCATTCCCGTCACCAACACGTCGGTGAACCCGGCGCGCAGCACCGGCCCTGCGCTGTTCGTCGGCGGCTGGGCGCTGGCGCAGCTCTGGCTGTTCTGGGTTGCGCCGCTGATCGGCGGTGCGCTCGGCGGGGTGATCTATCGCTGGCTCAGCGAAGAGCCCACCGGCGTCGTCGCGGGCGTGAAGCCGGCGTGA
- the rpsU gene encoding 30S ribosomal protein S21: MQVLVRDNNVDQALKALKKKMQREGIFREMKLRGHYEKPSEKKAREKAEAVRRARKLARKKLQREGLLPMKPKPVFGAGPGGERGGRGGPGAGPRGPR; the protein is encoded by the coding sequence GTGCAGGTTCTCGTTCGCGATAACAATGTTGATCAAGCCCTCAAGGCGCTGAAGAAGAAGATGCAGCGCGAGGGGATTTTCCGCGAGATGAAGCTCCGCGGTCACTACGAAAAGCCCTCCGAGAAGAAGGCCCGTGAAAAGGCCGAGGCTGTGCGCCGCGCGCGCAAGCTGGCCCGCAAGAAGCTGCAGCGCGAAGGCCTGCTGCCGATGAAGCCGAAGCCGGTGTTCGGCGCCGGCCCCGGTGGCGAGCGTGGTGGTCGTGGCGGCCCGGGTGCAGGTCCGCGCGGACCGCGCTGA
- a CDS encoding tetratricopeptide repeat protein: MASPLPERRLARRRLILRQPLALTLMGIALCGCSFDLGSLMPEKEKPQEAPKAAATAESAVSAGNVTEAQAHTAKAQSLAKSGETAAALDEYNRAVGLDPYNAQALYGRALIYQGNNQHDFAIADFSAASGLNPQKAEPLLGRATSYLALGKVKEAAADLDEASEADPHNAQVWTARGQAYERLGDRAKAVASYNKAVALRPRDDAARSGLARVGG; this comes from the coding sequence ATGGCCTCCCCTCTCCCCGAGCGCCGCTTGGCGCGACGACGCCTGATCTTGCGCCAGCCGCTCGCGCTGACTTTGATGGGAATTGCGCTCTGCGGCTGCTCCTTCGACCTGGGATCCTTGATGCCGGAGAAGGAGAAGCCGCAGGAGGCGCCGAAGGCGGCGGCGACCGCCGAGAGCGCGGTCAGCGCCGGCAACGTCACCGAAGCCCAGGCCCATACGGCAAAAGCCCAGTCGCTCGCCAAGTCAGGCGAGACCGCGGCCGCGCTGGACGAGTACAACCGCGCCGTCGGGCTCGATCCCTACAATGCGCAGGCGCTCTATGGCCGCGCGCTGATCTACCAGGGCAACAACCAGCACGATTTCGCCATCGCCGATTTCAGCGCGGCAAGCGGGCTCAACCCGCAAAAGGCCGAGCCGCTGCTCGGCCGCGCCACCAGCTATCTGGCGCTCGGCAAGGTCAAGGAAGCCGCAGCCGACCTGGATGAAGCCTCCGAGGCCGATCCGCACAATGCCCAGGTCTGGACCGCGCGCGGACAGGCCTATGAGCGGCTCGGCGACAGGGCCAAGGCGGTAGCGTCCTACAACAAGGCGGTTGCCCTGCGTCCACGCGACGACGCCGCCCGCAGCGGCCTCGCCCGCGTCGGCGGCTGA
- a CDS encoding cupin domain-containing protein has product MLAAKSDVQIDNEEVRVTEWRLAPGSATGHHTHGMDYVIVPVVAGEMTIVAPGGERSKAQLAAGKSYFRKAGVQHDVLNETSTEIVFLEIELKA; this is encoded by the coding sequence ATGCTTGCCGCCAAGTCCGACGTCCAGATCGACAACGAAGAGGTCCGGGTGACCGAGTGGCGGCTCGCCCCGGGCAGCGCGACCGGCCACCACACCCACGGGATGGATTATGTGATTGTTCCCGTCGTCGCCGGCGAAATGACCATCGTGGCGCCCGGCGGCGAGCGCTCGAAGGCGCAGCTTGCGGCCGGAAAATCCTATTTCCGCAAGGCCGGCGTCCAGCACGACGTACTTAACGAAACCTCAACTGAGATCGTGTTCCTTGAGATCGAGCTGAAGGCGTAG